The following is a genomic window from Caldicellulosiruptor danielii.
GAATAGACTCTTTAACAAAAAATCTTACAAACTCAGAAAATTCATCTATGCTTTCGAAGCCCATGTTGTTTAAAACAAAGCTTACTTCTTCTTTTAAATATTTGCTTTCAAGTTTCAAAAAGCTTGAAAGTAAGATTGCATTTGCTCTTCCATGAGGGATGTCATGGTAATAAGTAAGGTTGTACCCTAAAGGATGAACAATTAAAGTACCTGTCTGTGCAATAATTATTCCCCCAATCAATGATATCCATGCAAACTTTTCAAGGTCAGCTTCTTTTAAAGCGTTCTCTTTTAGATTACCTTTTGAACTTGCAAACAGGCTCAAGGCTTTTTTAGCGTAAGCTTCAATTATGTGGTCTGAGGATTTTGAAAGGTAGCCTTCTATTACATGAGAAAGAGCATCAAAGAGGGTGTTTACAATAACGTTGTGGGGGAGAGTTGTGAGATATTTATAGTCGACTATAGCGATTTTAGGGAATATTAATTCTGATGCAAAACTCTTTTTATTTTCAATTGTTTTCAAGGTCAGAATAGAATATGGAGTAACCTCGCTTCCTGTACCACATGTTGTTGGAATTGCAACTATAGGTAAGCACTTTTCAAATTTTGAGTCAAAAAGGTCCTGAGCCTTTAAATTTTTTTCAGCACACAGCACTGCCACTGCCTTTGATGAGTCAAGAGGAGACCCACCACCAATTCCAATTATAAAGTCTGGGGAAAACTCTCTTGCCAATTTTGATACTTCATCTATTTGTTCAACAGTTGGGTTTTGAGCAATTTTGCTGTACATTGAA
Proteins encoded in this region:
- a CDS encoding iron-containing alcohol dehydrogenase family protein, yielding MSKFFLPTKVIFEKDGVLKNKDLFRLGKKAFIVTSPSSLMNGSLEDVTTVLKELSIEYSMYSKIAQNPTVEQIDEVSKLAREFSPDFIIGIGGGSPLDSSKAVAVLCAEKNLKAQDLFDSKFEKCLPIVAIPTTCGTGSEVTPYSILTLKTIENKKSFASELIFPKIAIVDYKYLTTLPHNVIVNTLFDALSHVIEGYLSKSSDHIIEAYAKKALSLFASSKGNLKENALKEADLEKFAWISLIGGIIIAQTGTLIVHPLGYNLTYYHDIPHGRANAILLSSFLKLESKYLKEEVSFVLNNMGFESIDEFSEFVRFFVKESIPKLPGDRIEYYAKRALESKNIANLRNTISLDEMIDILKSSVE